In the Variovorax sp. S12S4 genome, one interval contains:
- a CDS encoding pectate lyase encodes MDEVVSYKGGYVWSYSPDLTQTFGEMEAKRTMLWLQPPGTSSIGHIYLDAYHATGDERFYQAADRTAKAVAAAQHSSGGWNYIYDFNGEASLQHWYETVGMNGWRLEEFQHYYGNATFDDATTAVASQLMLRMYLEKKDPVYQAATENAIKFITDAQFGPQFGIADGGWPQRFPHNPNAITSMPLPNPQQLPAGARAGMEDSDYTLHVTFNDDVMGENIKFLTMCVMTLGRTELVANIIRAMDCMQRMQWTSGILPLQSGWSLQHLSRETNGRPAGAPAGARSYEPRSLATHTTQTNIQQLLGYFTLTGDKKYLSQLQKAIDWLKSPSIQLPADVATINPLLAGRNVATFIELDTNEPLFVHRYGSNIHNGAYFFDKDITNTISHYSSGRSVNAAALQKRLDELNAMTQPQIDAMVAKSPLRATTPRPLPKYFAAVREVDFPDLFEGAVLKTPVVPESEVQTILAALVDGNYWTAPVPEIVNPYRGNGPTTPYTGTAYRSRHVGDIYDTSPYPADAPPEIEPYVKRDKPQFIVTSNFIARMGRLISFISPVA; translated from the coding sequence ATGGACGAAGTGGTCTCCTACAAGGGCGGCTATGTGTGGTCGTACTCGCCCGATCTCACGCAGACTTTCGGAGAAATGGAAGCCAAGCGCACCATGCTGTGGCTGCAGCCGCCCGGCACATCTTCCATCGGCCATATCTACCTCGACGCCTATCATGCGACCGGCGACGAGCGCTTCTACCAGGCGGCCGACCGCACGGCCAAGGCAGTTGCCGCGGCCCAGCACAGCTCGGGCGGCTGGAACTACATCTACGACTTCAACGGCGAGGCCTCGCTGCAGCACTGGTACGAGACGGTGGGCATGAACGGCTGGCGCCTGGAGGAGTTCCAGCACTACTACGGCAACGCCACCTTCGACGACGCCACCACCGCCGTCGCATCGCAGCTGATGCTGCGCATGTACCTGGAGAAGAAAGACCCGGTCTACCAGGCCGCGACCGAGAATGCGATCAAGTTCATCACCGACGCGCAGTTCGGTCCCCAGTTCGGCATTGCCGACGGCGGCTGGCCGCAGCGCTTTCCGCACAACCCGAACGCGATCACGTCGATGCCCTTGCCCAACCCGCAGCAGCTGCCTGCCGGCGCGCGGGCGGGCATGGAAGACAGCGACTACACGCTGCACGTGACCTTCAACGACGACGTCATGGGCGAGAACATCAAGTTCCTGACCATGTGCGTGATGACGCTGGGACGCACCGAGCTGGTGGCCAACATCATTCGGGCGATGGATTGCATGCAGCGCATGCAGTGGACCTCGGGGATACTGCCGCTGCAATCGGGATGGAGCCTTCAGCACCTGTCGCGTGAAACGAACGGCCGCCCGGCGGGCGCTCCGGCCGGTGCGCGCTCGTACGAGCCGCGCTCACTGGCGACGCACACCACGCAGACCAACATCCAGCAGTTGCTCGGCTACTTCACGCTCACCGGCGACAAGAAGTACCTGTCGCAGCTGCAGAAGGCAATCGACTGGCTGAAGTCGCCATCCATCCAGCTTCCGGCCGATGTCGCGACCATCAACCCGCTGCTGGCCGGGCGCAACGTGGCCACGTTCATCGAGCTCGACACGAACGAGCCGCTCTTCGTTCACCGCTACGGCTCCAACATCCATAACGGCGCGTACTTTTTCGACAAGGACATCACCAACACGATCAGCCACTACTCGTCGGGCCGCTCGGTGAATGCCGCGGCGCTGCAGAAGCGCCTGGACGAACTCAACGCGATGACGCAGCCGCAGATCGATGCCATGGTTGCCAAGTCGCCGCTGCGGGCCACCACGCCCCGGCCGCTGCCAAAGTACTTTGCCGCCGTTCGCGAAGTGGATTTTCCGGACCTGTTCGAAGGCGCGGTGCTGAAGACGCCGGTGGTGCCCGAATCGGAAGTGCAGACGATCCTGGCCGCGCTGGTGGACGGCAACTACTGGACCGCGCCCGTGCCAGAGATCGTGAACCCCTACCGCGGCAACGGACCGACGACGCCGTATACCGGCACGGCGTACCGCAGCCGCCACGTGGGCGACATCTACGACACCTCGCCATATCCGGCCGATGCGCCGCCGGAGATCGAGCCGTACGTGAAGCGCGACAAGCCGCAGTTCATCGTCACGTCGAACTTCATCGCCCGCATGGGACGGTTGATCTCGTTCATCTCGCCGGTGGCCTGA
- a CDS encoding LysR family transcriptional regulator gives MGPGNRPLDLEWLEDFIALAETGNFSRAAQVRSIAQPAFSRHIRALEEWVGVDLFDRSAHPAALTAAGKRFEPLLKELLAGLEAARIKARAAHDMAAASLRFAATHVLSLTFFPRWLGSVESRLSLGPIQTISDSSQACEDLMLQRRVQFVLCHGHAGAPGRLDEGQYPVLRLSEDVLVPVSAPDAQGAPLHALGTAQPPSVLAYSEASGLGRIMRAIQDSEFGKDFASSLSVVFTAHHAALLRTMALEGRGLAWLPMSLVADDLHTGALADAGKGAWRVPVEIRLYRQVANMAPVAEALWQLVSDGSPTP, from the coding sequence ATGGGCCCCGGCAACCGCCCCCTCGACCTCGAATGGCTGGAAGACTTTATTGCCTTGGCCGAGACGGGCAATTTCTCGCGCGCGGCGCAGGTGCGCTCCATTGCCCAGCCTGCGTTCAGCCGGCACATTCGCGCGCTGGAAGAGTGGGTGGGTGTCGACCTGTTCGACCGCAGCGCGCACCCCGCGGCGCTGACTGCCGCCGGCAAGCGTTTCGAGCCGCTGCTGAAGGAGCTGCTGGCCGGCCTGGAAGCCGCCCGCATCAAGGCGCGTGCGGCACACGACATGGCCGCGGCCAGCCTGAGATTTGCCGCCACGCATGTGCTGTCGCTGACCTTCTTTCCGCGCTGGCTGGGCAGCGTGGAAAGCCGGCTGAGCCTGGGGCCGATTCAGACCATCTCTGACAGTTCGCAGGCCTGCGAAGACCTGATGCTGCAGCGCCGCGTACAGTTTGTGCTGTGCCACGGTCATGCTGGCGCACCGGGCCGGCTCGACGAAGGGCAGTACCCGGTTCTGCGGCTGAGCGAAGACGTGCTGGTTCCGGTGTCGGCACCAGATGCCCAGGGCGCGCCGCTGCATGCGCTTGGCACTGCGCAGCCGCCTTCGGTGCTGGCCTACAGCGAAGCCTCCGGCTTGGGGCGAATCATGCGTGCGATACAGGACAGCGAGTTCGGCAAAGACTTTGCCTCGTCGCTCTCGGTGGTTTTTACGGCGCACCACGCCGCGCTGCTCAGAACCATGGCGCTCGAAGGGCGGGGCCTTGCGTGGCTGCCCATGAGCCTGGTCGCGGACGACTTGCACACCGGTGCGCTGGCCGATGCGGGCAAGGGCGCCTGGCGGGTGCCGGTGGAAATCCGGCTGTACCGCCAGGTTGCAAACATGGCCCCCGTGGCAGAGGCTCTTTGGCAACTGGTGAGCGACGGGTCGCCCACTCCCTAG